The following are encoded in a window of Syntrophorhabdaceae bacterium genomic DNA:
- a CDS encoding thiolase family protein gives MKTFTKAYIPYNGYYSTPFTRWQGSMQNENSIELAGKTARRWFLEKKKMDPSILDYLYFGISIHQHHLFYSHNWAAGILTNNEKFLPGLMINQACTTSTTILNLAALAVEAGQFEVGFGLMADRTSNGAHTVWPNPMGPGGEVIAENWLMDNFNSDPNVFPAMKMVQTAEAVAKAEGITKEQCDEVVLRRYEQYMMSQANDREFQKKYMFPAEVKVSKKKSILVELDEGVTATTKEGLAKLGPAEPGGVHSFGAQTFPADGNVGFIVTTKDKAKELSADKNVEIQIVSFGFSRVKPGFMAAAPVPAAEMALANAGLKITDMKAIKSHNPFATNDLNFAKKMGIDVMFMNNYGSSLIYGHPQAPTGGRIIAEMLEEMVLLGGGYCLWTGCAAGDTGASMIFKVTC, from the coding sequence ATGAAGACTTTTACGAAGGCGTATATTCCTTACAACGGCTACTATTCAACTCCCTTCACCCGTTGGCAGGGAAGTATGCAGAATGAGAACTCAATCGAACTGGCAGGCAAGACGGCAAGAAGATGGTTCCTGGAGAAGAAGAAGATGGATCCTTCAATCCTCGACTATCTCTATTTCGGTATCTCGATCCACCAGCACCACCTGTTCTACAGCCACAACTGGGCAGCAGGCATTCTCACGAACAACGAGAAGTTCCTGCCTGGCCTTATGATCAACCAGGCTTGTACGACATCGACCACGATCCTGAACCTCGCTGCCCTCGCAGTCGAGGCGGGTCAATTCGAAGTCGGCTTCGGGCTTATGGCAGACCGTACTTCCAATGGCGCCCATACCGTATGGCCGAACCCGATGGGTCCGGGCGGCGAAGTGATCGCCGAGAACTGGCTGATGGACAACTTCAACAGCGACCCCAACGTATTCCCGGCCATGAAGATGGTCCAGACTGCCGAGGCCGTTGCCAAGGCAGAGGGCATCACGAAAGAGCAGTGCGACGAAGTAGTGCTTCGCCGCTACGAGCAGTACATGATGTCCCAGGCCAACGACCGCGAATTCCAGAAGAAATACATGTTCCCCGCGGAAGTGAAGGTCTCCAAGAAGAAAAGCATCCTCGTCGAGCTGGATGAAGGCGTAACCGCCACCACGAAAGAAGGTCTTGCAAAACTCGGTCCTGCCGAGCCCGGCGGAGTCCACAGCTTCGGCGCCCAGACGTTCCCTGCCGACGGCAACGTCGGATTCATCGTCACCACGAAAGACAAGGCGAAAGAGTTGAGCGCAGACAAGAACGTGGAGATCCAGATCGTATCCTTCGGCTTCTCCCGCGTGAAACCCGGTTTCATGGCAGCAGCCCCGGTTCCCGCGGCTGAGATGGCCCTGGCCAACGCAGGTCTCAAGATTACGGACATGAAGGCTATCAAGAGCCACAACCCCTTTGCCACGAACGACCTGAATTTCGCAAAGAAAATGGGCATTGACGTCATGTTCATGAACAACTACGGAAGCTCCCTGATCTACGGACATCCCCAGGCGCCTACCGGCGGAAGAATCATCGCCGAGATGCTCGAGGAGATGGTCCTTCTGGGCGGCGGATACTGCCTCTGGACCGGTTGCGCGGCAGGCGACACCGGCGCATCCATGATCTTCAAGGTAACCTGCTAA
- a CDS encoding enoyl-CoA hydratase-related protein, whose amino-acid sequence MAYETLIVEREGNLGIIKLNRPPVNPLSVKSYQELYDAVCELDGDAGVGAIVITGNGDKAFAAGLDVKDVMGKSATETLDFLWTGPRRAFDKLTSIEKPTIAAVFGLALGGGCEVAICCDLRIASEDAVFGLPEINLGIMPGSGATQRLPRLLGVARAKEMLLTGDNINAQEAYRIGLVNKVVPRDKLMDEAKALAKKLASKAKVSLGLIKRCIDNGINMDLPSGLTLEMDCFALSFTSEDGREGVNAFVEKRKPVFKGK is encoded by the coding sequence ATGGCTTATGAGACATTAATAGTTGAGAGAGAAGGGAACCTGGGGATCATCAAGCTGAACAGGCCCCCGGTAAATCCCTTGAGCGTTAAATCTTATCAGGAGCTTTATGACGCGGTCTGCGAACTTGACGGCGACGCCGGGGTAGGCGCAATCGTGATCACGGGCAATGGAGATAAGGCGTTTGCGGCAGGACTTGACGTAAAGGACGTGATGGGCAAGTCCGCGACCGAGACCCTCGACTTTCTGTGGACCGGCCCGAGAAGAGCCTTTGATAAATTGACGAGCATCGAGAAGCCTACCATCGCGGCGGTCTTCGGACTGGCCCTGGGCGGCGGGTGTGAAGTGGCGATCTGCTGCGATCTCAGGATCGCCTCGGAGGATGCAGTTTTCGGACTGCCGGAAATCAACCTGGGCATTATGCCTGGTTCCGGGGCAACCCAGCGACTCCCGAGACTCCTGGGCGTGGCACGGGCGAAAGAGATGCTCCTCACGGGCGATAATATAAATGCCCAGGAGGCGTACCGCATAGGACTCGTGAACAAGGTGGTCCCCAGGGATAAGCTGATGGATGAAGCGAAAGCCCTGGCCAAAAAGCTTGCGTCAAAAGCAAAAGTGAGCCTAGGACTTATTAAAAGATGCATAGATAACGGGATCAACATGGACCTTCCGTCAGGATTGACCCTCGAAATGGATTGCTTTGCCCTCTCCTTCACTTCGGAAGACGGCAGAGAAGGGGTCAACGCCTTTGTCGAGAAGAGAAAACCCGTATTTAAAGGCAAGTGA